In one window of Photorhabdus laumondii subsp. laumondii DNA:
- a CDS encoding RES family NAD+ phosphorylase: MVDDKKEFQEDIPLPPENTAAKIQKWKAGTPIERIHKAEFKGAEFNPGVGNARFSPFKNNGIFVPTLYGGENVGVAIMETILHDIPLNCAGIPVELSKLDDLAYSQITPKKDIKYVDINPRILKKWGIIQGQLVESEASDYHITQLWAAKIYHDNPDAQAIRWPSKQHGGKAIIIFGDRVEEKDLHVSLESESAATSKEVNEKLRELADEMELVLVPTDMT, encoded by the coding sequence ATGGTTGATGATAAAAAAGAATTTCAAGAAGATATACCGCTTCCCCCAGAGAATACAGCAGCCAAAATCCAAAAGTGGAAAGCGGGTACACCTATTGAACGTATTCATAAAGCCGAGTTTAAAGGCGCTGAATTTAATCCTGGTGTTGGTAATGCCCGTTTTAGCCCGTTCAAAAATAATGGAATCTTTGTTCCAACACTCTATGGAGGTGAAAACGTAGGAGTCGCTATTATGGAGACGATTTTGCATGATATTCCACTAAATTGCGCCGGTATACCTGTTGAACTGAGTAAACTAGATGATTTAGCGTATAGCCAAATTACGCCAAAAAAAGACATCAAGTATGTGGATATCAACCCACGAATATTGAAGAAATGGGGGATTATTCAAGGTCAACTAGTAGAATCAGAAGCATCGGATTATCATATTACTCAGCTCTGGGCAGCAAAAATTTATCATGACAATCCTGATGCTCAAGCAATTCGATGGCCCTCTAAGCAGCACGGCGGTAAAGCAATAATAATTTTTGGAGATCGGGTGGAAGAAAAAGATTTGCATGTGTCTCTTGAATCAGAGTCCGCCGCTACTTCTAAAGAGGTTAACGAAAAACTTAGAGAGCTTGCAGATGAAATGGAATTGGTTTTGGTACCTACAGATATGACATGA
- a CDS encoding antitoxin Xre/MbcA/ParS toxin-binding domain-containing protein, with product MMTKSQSKSENVSFDFLSIELSNDKDVAKHINLSEIPADEADQYVVIKLPKAIDYHDIKLAIASAVTAVTTFNKNKHRSVMTEPSSKIGFASRNEARLEKLKNQIITDSEWLTASELSKLAGSKSMNSSAAANRLKKSKKIFALPINGKDLFPLYALDEGGQPLPVIKKTIALFGDKKTPWSMAIWFGTPNSWLGNKKPKDLVLTQPDDVYMAAKEEAEGPRHG from the coding sequence ATGATGACTAAATCGCAATCCAAATCGGAGAATGTTAGCTTTGACTTTCTTTCAATTGAGTTATCAAATGACAAGGATGTTGCCAAACATATCAATTTGTCTGAAATTCCCGCTGATGAGGCAGATCAGTATGTGGTAATAAAGTTGCCAAAAGCAATTGATTATCATGATATTAAGTTGGCAATAGCTAGTGCAGTAACCGCTGTCACTACATTCAATAAGAATAAACATCGGTCTGTTATGACCGAACCATCTTCAAAAATTGGATTTGCTTCCCGTAATGAAGCACGCCTTGAAAAATTAAAAAATCAGATCATTACTGATTCAGAGTGGCTGACTGCAAGTGAACTTAGCAAATTGGCCGGATCTAAATCAATGAATTCCAGCGCTGCGGCAAATCGTTTGAAAAAGTCGAAAAAAATATTCGCATTGCCAATTAATGGCAAAGACCTATTCCCATTGTATGCTCTAGACGAAGGCGGCCAACCGTTACCAGTGATAAAGAAAACTATTGCGCTGTTTGGAGACAAAAAGACCCCTTGGTCAATGGCTATTTGGTTCGGCACACCAAATAGCTGGCTTGGTAATAAAAAACCAAAGGACCTTGTATTAACTCAACCTGATGATGTTTATATGGCAGCCAAAGAAGAAGCTGAAGGGCCGCGTCATGGTTGA
- the pgl gene encoding 6-phosphogluconolactonase codes for MKQVVYTASPNSCQIHVWSLNNEGELSLIQTVDVPGEVQPMVVSPDRKHLYVGIRPQFSIVTYQIGSRGELAQQGISSIPGSPTHISTDKQGRFLFSASYSYNNLSVSLIDDQGIVGEPVQVIAGLQAPHSANIDWDNKQLLVPCLKEDRVRIFEMAKEGYLTEKRAEEITTAMGAGPRHMAFHPNQQVIYCINELDSTVDVYRKWEKYRTVQTVDSLPADLAGVRWSADIHITPDGRHLYTSERTSSLISHFVISQDGSNLTLAGHYKTEIQPRGFAIDHSGKYLIASGQKSDHISVSSIDKYTGKLTELTRYPVGKGPMWVTVLAL; via the coding sequence ATGAAACAAGTGGTTTATACGGCGAGTCCAAACAGTTGTCAGATTCATGTTTGGAGCCTGAATAATGAAGGTGAGTTATCACTGATTCAGACAGTTGATGTACCGGGGGAAGTACAACCAATGGTGGTTAGCCCGGATCGTAAACATCTTTATGTTGGCATCCGGCCACAATTCAGTATTGTCACTTACCAGATTGGCTCTAGAGGGGAACTGGCACAACAGGGGATTTCATCAATACCGGGTAGCCCGACTCATATCTCTACTGATAAACAGGGCCGTTTTCTATTCTCTGCCTCCTATAGTTATAACAATTTGAGTGTCAGCCTAATTGATGATCAAGGTATTGTGGGTGAACCTGTTCAGGTTATTGCCGGTTTGCAAGCACCGCATTCGGCTAATATTGACTGGGATAATAAACAACTATTGGTTCCTTGTCTGAAAGAAGATCGCGTCCGTATTTTTGAGATGGCAAAAGAGGGTTATCTGACAGAAAAACGTGCTGAGGAAATCACTACCGCAATGGGTGCGGGCCCTCGTCATATGGCATTTCATCCAAATCAGCAGGTGATTTATTGTATTAATGAACTGGATTCTACAGTGGATGTTTATCGCAAGTGGGAAAAATATCGGACTGTTCAGACGGTTGATTCATTGCCGGCAGATTTAGCGGGAGTTCGTTGGTCTGCGGATATTCATATTACACCGGATGGTCGTCACCTTTATACCAGTGAACGGACTTCAAGTTTGATCAGCCATTTTGTTATTTCGCAAGATGGTTCTAATTTGACGCTGGCAGGACACTATAAAACTGAAATTCAGCCGCGTGGTTTTGCTATCGATCACAGTGGAAAATATCTGATTGCATCCGGTCAAAAGTCTGACCATATTTCAGTCTCTTCTATTGATAAATATACCGGTAAATTGACTGAATTGACGCGCTATCCAGTAGGTAAAGGCCCAATGTGGGTAACGGTGCTGGCCCTGTGA